A single genomic interval of Alistipes provencensis harbors:
- the sufB gene encoding Fe-S cluster assembly protein SufB has translation MAENEKDILENIGEQEYKYGFTSDIETETIGKGLSEDVVRLISAKKGEPEWMTERRVAAYRHWLTLEAPTWAHLTIPPIDFQEIIYYAAPKPKKQLGSMDEVDPELKRTFDKLGIPLEEQMALAGVAVDAVMDSVSVKTTFKEVLAEKGIIFCSISEALRDFPELVKKYLGSVVPYTDNFYAALNAAVFSDGSFCYIPKGVRCPMELSTYFRINAAGTGQFERTLIVADEGAYVSYLEGCTAPQRDENQLHAAVVEIIVERDAEVKYSTVQNWYPGDRQGRGGVYNFVTKRGICRENARLSWTQVETGSAITWKYPSCILAGDNSVGEFYSVAMTNNFQQADTGTKMIHIGRNTRSRIVSKGISAGRSENSYRGLVRVAKGAENARNYSQCDSLLIGDRCGAHTFPVIDVRNRTGVVEHEATTSKISDDQLFYCNQRGLSTEDAVGLIVNGYAREVLSKLPMEFAVEAQKLLALQLEGSVG, from the coding sequence ATGGCTGAAAACGAAAAAGACATACTGGAAAATATCGGGGAGCAGGAATACAAGTACGGCTTCACTTCCGACATCGAGACCGAAACCATCGGCAAAGGGCTTTCGGAGGATGTCGTGCGGCTGATCTCCGCCAAGAAGGGCGAGCCGGAGTGGATGACCGAGCGGCGCGTGGCGGCCTACCGCCACTGGCTGACGCTGGAGGCTCCGACATGGGCCCACCTGACGATCCCGCCGATCGACTTTCAGGAGATCATCTACTATGCGGCTCCGAAGCCCAAAAAGCAACTGGGTTCGATGGACGAGGTCGATCCCGAGCTGAAGCGCACGTTCGACAAGCTGGGCATTCCGCTCGAGGAACAGATGGCGCTGGCGGGCGTCGCGGTCGATGCCGTGATGGACTCCGTCTCGGTCAAGACCACCTTCAAGGAGGTGCTGGCCGAGAAAGGGATTATTTTCTGTTCGATCTCCGAGGCGCTGCGCGATTTCCCCGAACTGGTGAAAAAGTACCTCGGGAGCGTCGTGCCCTATACCGACAACTTCTATGCTGCGCTGAACGCCGCGGTCTTTTCCGACGGTTCGTTCTGCTACATTCCCAAAGGTGTGCGCTGCCCGATGGAGCTCTCGACCTATTTCCGCATCAACGCCGCCGGCACGGGGCAGTTCGAACGCACGCTGATCGTGGCCGACGAGGGGGCTTATGTGAGCTACCTCGAGGGGTGCACCGCACCCCAGCGCGACGAGAACCAGTTGCACGCCGCCGTCGTGGAGATCATCGTCGAGCGGGATGCGGAGGTCAAATACTCCACCGTCCAGAACTGGTATCCCGGCGACCGGCAGGGCCGGGGCGGCGTCTATAACTTCGTCACCAAACGCGGCATCTGCCGCGAGAATGCGCGCCTGTCGTGGACGCAGGTCGAGACGGGTTCGGCGATCACATGGAAATACCCGAGCTGCATTCTCGCGGGCGACAACTCCGTCGGGGAGTTCTACTCGGTGGCCATGACCAATAATTTCCAGCAGGCCGACACGGGTACGAAGATGATCCACATTGGCCGCAACACCCGCAGCCGCATCGTTTCGAAAGGCATCTCCGCGGGGCGGAGCGAGAACTCCTACCGGGGGTTGGTCCGCGTGGCGAAGGGGGCCGAGAACGCCCGCAACTACTCGCAGTGCGACTCGTTGCTGATCGGCGACCGGTGCGGGGCGCACACGTTCCCCGTGATCGACGTCCGCAACCGCACGGGCGTGGTGGAGCACGAGGCCACGACCTCGAAGATCTCCGACGACCAGTTGTTCTACTGCAACCAGCGCGGCCTTTCGACCGAGGATGCCGTGGGGCTGATCGTCAACGGCTATGCCCGCGAGGTGTTGTCGAAACTGCCGATGGAATTCGCCGTCGAGGCGCAAAAACTGCTGGCCTTGCAGTTGGAAGGATCGGTCGGATAG
- a CDS encoding flavodoxin family protein, producing MKVVVINGSPRRDGLVSQMLGHVAGALPEGCEVETLFVRDMQVRPCTGCMKCRSLGRCVLPEDDAHRTAEAIRGADALIVGSPCYWGNMSGALKVLFDRMVYAMMGERENGMPIPLHKGKRAVLVAACNTVYPFSVWFRQTTGVFRALREILKWSGFRVAGTLGRSGCRKRGVLTPREIEKCKKLAKKIC from the coding sequence ATGAAGGTCGTCGTCATAAACGGAAGTCCCCGCCGCGACGGGTTGGTTTCGCAGATGCTCGGCCATGTGGCCGGCGCACTGCCCGAAGGGTGCGAAGTCGAGACGCTGTTCGTCCGCGACATGCAGGTCCGGCCCTGCACCGGGTGTATGAAATGCCGTTCGCTGGGCCGTTGCGTGCTGCCCGAAGACGATGCGCACCGCACGGCTGAGGCAATTCGCGGGGCCGACGCGCTGATTGTCGGGTCGCCCTGCTATTGGGGCAACATGAGCGGGGCGCTGAAGGTGCTGTTCGACCGGATGGTCTATGCGATGATGGGCGAGCGGGAGAACGGCATGCCGATCCCGCTGCACAAGGGCAAGCGGGCCGTGCTGGTCGCCGCGTGCAATACGGTCTATCCGTTCAGCGTATGGTTTCGCCAGACGACCGGCGTGTTCCGCGCATTGCGCGAGATATTGAAATGGAGCGGTTTCCGGGTCGCCGGGACTTTGGGCCGGAGCGGATGCCGCAAGCGCGGGGTGCTGACGCCCCGAGAGATTGAGAAATGTAAAAAACTGGCAAAAAAGATATGTTAA
- the sufC gene encoding Fe-S cluster assembly ATPase SufC, with protein MLKVKNLHASVDGKEILRGIDLEVRAGEVHAIMGPNGSGKSTLASVLAGNEKFTVTEGSAEFLGRDLLSMPIEDRARLGLFLGFQYPVEIPGVTMANFMKLAVNEQRKFRGEEPLTAAEFLRLMREKSAVVELSSKLTSRAVNEGFSGGEKKKNEIFQMAMLDPKLAILDETDSGLDIDALRIVATGVTKLHRADNATVVITHYQRLLDYIVPDVVHVLYKGRIIHSGDKSLALKLEKEGYDWLINEYDK; from the coding sequence ATGTTAAAGGTAAAAAATTTGCATGCGTCGGTCGACGGCAAGGAGATTCTCCGGGGCATCGACCTCGAGGTCAGGGCCGGCGAGGTGCATGCCATCATGGGCCCCAACGGCTCGGGCAAGTCGACGCTGGCCTCGGTGCTGGCGGGCAATGAGAAATTCACCGTCACCGAAGGTTCGGCCGAGTTTCTGGGCCGCGACCTGCTGTCGATGCCCATCGAGGACCGGGCCCGGCTAGGTCTGTTTCTGGGCTTCCAGTACCCGGTGGAGATTCCGGGCGTCACGATGGCCAACTTCATGAAACTGGCTGTCAACGAACAGCGCAAGTTCCGCGGCGAGGAGCCGCTGACGGCCGCCGAGTTCCTGCGTCTGATGCGCGAGAAGAGCGCCGTGGTGGAGCTCTCGTCGAAACTCACCTCGCGGGCCGTGAACGAAGGGTTCTCGGGCGGCGAGAAGAAGAAGAACGAGATTTTCCAGATGGCGATGCTCGACCCGAAGCTGGCGATCCTCGACGAGACCGATTCGGGTCTCGACATCGACGCCCTGCGGATCGTCGCCACGGGCGTTACGAAACTCCATCGGGCGGATAACGCCACGGTGGTCATCACACACTACCAGCGTCTGCTGGATTACATCGTGCCCGACGTGGTGCATGTGCTCTACAAGGGCCGCATCATCCATTCGGGCGACAAGTCGCTGGCTCTCAAGCTCGAAAAGGAGGGTTACGATTGGCTGATCAACGAATACGACAAGTGA
- a CDS encoding SufD family Fe-S cluster assembly protein, with product MEPILDIIRGLRAADGELLRIAGAEAEPFAAVDPRKLRIEAAAGASARIVVLHTAPDMSVLEVELAEGAQLELTELFTAEAFAEVSVKQAAHSRCRLTTVQLTSANASYRIDLDGADAENELGGVFLTTGGEHCVVKLRTAHNVADCRSDSYIKGVAGGQAVGEFSGLVYVAPDAQRTDARQQSRNILLSETARITTQPQLEIYADDVKCSHGATVGQMDADAILYMRQRGLSEAQARRLQIEGFVGDVVGRCGIEPLCGAIMERAAAKIETM from the coding sequence ATGGAGCCGATTCTCGACATCATCCGCGGACTGCGTGCGGCGGACGGCGAGCTTCTCCGCATCGCCGGGGCCGAGGCCGAACCCTTTGCGGCGGTCGATCCCCGGAAACTCCGCATCGAGGCCGCCGCAGGCGCTTCGGCTCGGATTGTCGTGCTGCACACTGCACCCGACATGTCGGTGCTGGAAGTGGAGCTGGCCGAAGGGGCGCAGTTGGAGCTGACCGAGCTGTTCACGGCCGAGGCGTTCGCCGAGGTTTCGGTGAAGCAGGCCGCCCATAGCCGCTGCCGCCTGACGACGGTGCAGTTGACGAGCGCCAACGCCTCGTACCGCATCGACCTCGACGGCGCGGATGCTGAAAACGAACTGGGCGGGGTGTTCCTCACCACGGGCGGCGAGCACTGCGTGGTGAAACTCCGCACGGCGCACAACGTCGCCGACTGCCGCAGCGACTCCTATATCAAGGGCGTTGCCGGCGGGCAGGCCGTCGGGGAGTTCTCGGGACTGGTCTACGTCGCTCCCGACGCCCAGCGCACCGATGCCCGCCAGCAGAGCCGCAATATTTTGCTCAGCGAGACGGCACGCATCACGACCCAGCCGCAACTGGAAATCTATGCCGACGACGTGAAGTGTTCGCACGGCGCGACGGTGGGGCAGATGGATGCCGATGCGATTTTGTACATGCGTCAGCGGGGTCTGAGCGAAGCGCAGGCCCGGCGGTTGCAGATCGAGGGGTTCGTCGGCGATGTCGTCGGCCGCTGCGGCATCGAGCCGCTGTGCGGGGCGATCATGGAACGGGCCGCGGCGAAAATTGAAACTATGTAA
- a CDS encoding SufS family cysteine desulfurase — MFDIEKIREEFPILHREVYGKSLVYLDSGATAQKPRQVIDTVDYLYRDLNSNIHRGVHFLSEQATELYEEARGRIAAFVGAAEKEEIVFTAGATASLNTVAYAWGDAFVGVGDNILVSEMEHHSNIVPWQLLAERRGAEIRVLPFDETGALRTDLLPELVDARTRVVAVTQASNTLGTRPDLRPVVEAAHAVGAVVVVDGCQGVVHGGVDVRKMDCDFYAFSGHKLYGPTGIGVLYGKRELLEKMPPFLGGGDMVDTVTFAKTTYAPVPLKFEAGTANFVGAIGLGEAVKFVQQFDAVEIEAHEESLLRRATERLTAIDGLRIYGMAPDKCAIVSFNVEGVHPYDMGMILDKLGIAVRTGQHCAEPVMDHYGTTGMCRASFALYNTLAEADALAAGVERAVKMLR; from the coding sequence ATGTTCGACATCGAGAAAATACGGGAGGAGTTCCCGATCCTGCACCGCGAGGTCTATGGCAAATCGTTGGTTTACCTCGACAGCGGTGCTACGGCGCAAAAGCCTCGGCAGGTGATCGATACGGTCGATTACCTCTACCGGGACTTGAACTCCAACATCCACCGCGGCGTGCATTTCCTTTCGGAGCAGGCCACGGAGTTGTACGAGGAGGCCCGCGGGCGTATCGCCGCGTTCGTCGGGGCCGCCGAAAAGGAGGAGATCGTCTTCACGGCGGGCGCCACGGCGTCGCTCAATACGGTGGCTTATGCTTGGGGCGATGCATTCGTCGGGGTTGGGGACAACATCCTCGTCAGCGAGATGGAGCACCACTCCAACATCGTGCCGTGGCAACTATTGGCCGAACGCCGGGGGGCTGAAATCCGCGTGCTTCCGTTCGACGAGACGGGAGCGCTGCGCACGGACTTGCTGCCGGAACTGGTGGACGCGCGGACGCGCGTGGTGGCCGTGACGCAGGCGTCGAATACGCTCGGCACGCGGCCCGACCTGCGGCCCGTCGTCGAAGCGGCGCATGCCGTGGGGGCCGTCGTCGTTGTCGACGGCTGTCAGGGCGTGGTGCACGGCGGGGTCGATGTCCGCAAGATGGACTGCGATTTCTACGCCTTTTCGGGCCACAAGCTCTACGGTCCGACGGGTATCGGCGTGCTGTACGGCAAACGGGAGCTGTTGGAGAAGATGCCGCCGTTCCTCGGGGGCGGCGACATGGTCGACACGGTGACGTTCGCGAAGACCACCTATGCCCCCGTGCCGCTGAAATTCGAGGCCGGAACGGCCAATTTCGTGGGTGCCATCGGGCTGGGCGAGGCGGTGAAGTTCGTGCAGCAGTTCGACGCGGTGGAGATCGAGGCACACGAAGAGTCGCTGCTGCGCCGGGCCACGGAGCGGCTGACGGCCATCGACGGACTGCGGATTTACGGCATGGCGCCCGATAAGTGCGCCATCGTGTCGTTCAACGTCGAGGGGGTGCATCCCTACGACATGGGGATGATCCTCGACAAACTGGGCATCGCGGTCCGCACGGGCCAGCACTGCGCCGAACCCGTGATGGACCACTACGGCACCACGGGCATGTGCCGGGCCTCGTTCGCGCTGTACAATACGCTTGCGGAGGCCGACGCGCTGGCCGCCGGGGTCGAACGGGCCGTGAAGATGTTACGCTAA
- a CDS encoding dTMP kinase yields the protein MFIVLEGLDGAGKSTQIRMLRRLFSERGVESEYVHFPRFDAPVYGELIARFLRGEFGGVNEVDPYLVALLFAGDRAAAGPQIREWIAAGKAVILDRYVYSNVGFQCAKLPAGEPRDRLAQWILDLEFGYNDLPRPDMSLFLDVPFTFTESKLSEVREGDDRTYLQGGQDIHEGALDLQRRVREVYLAAAAKDASLRVVDCSDANGAMGSPEHIFDKIRTALAPILDER from the coding sequence ATGTTCATCGTACTCGAAGGATTGGACGGAGCGGGCAAATCGACCCAAATCCGTATGCTGCGACGACTGTTCTCCGAACGGGGCGTGGAGAGCGAGTATGTGCATTTCCCGCGCTTCGACGCTCCGGTCTACGGCGAGCTGATCGCCCGTTTCCTCCGGGGGGAGTTCGGTGGCGTGAACGAGGTCGATCCCTACCTCGTGGCCCTGCTTTTCGCGGGCGACCGCGCCGCGGCGGGTCCGCAGATCCGGGAGTGGATCGCCGCGGGCAAAGCCGTGATCCTCGACCGTTATGTCTATTCGAACGTAGGCTTCCAGTGTGCGAAACTTCCTGCCGGGGAGCCGCGCGACCGCCTTGCGCAATGGATTCTCGACCTCGAATTCGGTTATAACGACCTGCCGCGTCCCGATATGTCGCTGTTCCTCGACGTGCCTTTCACTTTCACCGAGAGCAAGCTCTCCGAAGTGCGCGAGGGCGACGACCGCACCTATCTGCAGGGCGGTCAGGACATCCACGAGGGCGCCCTCGACCTGCAGCGGCGTGTCCGCGAGGTCTATCTGGCCGCTGCCGCGAAGGATGCTTCGCTGCGCGTGGTCGACTGCAGCGATGCGAACGGGGCGATGGGTTCGCCCGAACATATTTTCGACAAAATCCGGACCGCACTGGCCCCGATACTCGATGAGCGATGA
- a CDS encoding BT_3928 family protein produces MRRSRAFKILANVCRLILACTFILSGFSKVIDPWGTALKVNEYLSIYGLDYLQPAAMTFSIWLCGAELMMGCMLLFKVRIRLISIFALVSMIFFTLLTLLSATLIPVEDCGCFGEALKLTPWETFAKNVALLPMAFVVWWRYRPDKIFAFKPLEIVLTCTFFFLSMYLGYYCYIHLPLIDFLPYKVGVNIHEAMQEPAVEPGESETVLVYRNRKTGREREFSLDDTEWQDAEKWEWVDTRTTSELPSVRPLVSEFALRDAEGDATEEVLTMPGRVYMLCVTEFDRLSRPCARRMASLVERAREEGAHVVCLTPDPLYGVTWHDFGSGEVRCYNIDASTMKTMLRAYNGLVVLDDGTITAKRNCRDIRP; encoded by the coding sequence ATGAGAAGGTCCCGGGCATTCAAAATTCTGGCAAACGTCTGTCGGCTGATCCTCGCCTGCACGTTCATCCTTTCGGGCTTCTCGAAGGTGATCGACCCGTGGGGCACGGCACTGAAGGTCAACGAGTACCTCTCGATCTACGGTCTGGATTACCTGCAGCCCGCGGCGATGACCTTCTCGATCTGGCTGTGCGGCGCCGAGCTGATGATGGGGTGCATGCTGCTGTTCAAGGTCCGCATCCGCCTGATCTCGATCTTCGCGCTGGTCTCGATGATCTTCTTCACGCTGCTGACGCTGCTCAGCGCCACGCTGATCCCCGTCGAGGACTGCGGATGTTTCGGCGAGGCGCTGAAACTCACCCCTTGGGAGACTTTCGCCAAGAACGTCGCCCTGCTGCCGATGGCCTTCGTGGTGTGGTGGCGCTACCGTCCCGACAAGATATTCGCCTTTAAACCGTTGGAGATCGTGCTTACCTGCACGTTCTTCTTCCTCTCGATGTATCTGGGCTATTACTGCTATATCCACCTGCCGCTGATCGACTTCCTGCCCTATAAGGTCGGGGTCAACATCCACGAGGCGATGCAGGAGCCTGCCGTCGAGCCCGGCGAGTCGGAGACCGTGCTGGTCTACCGCAACCGGAAAACGGGCCGTGAACGCGAGTTTTCTTTGGACGACACCGAGTGGCAGGATGCCGAAAAGTGGGAGTGGGTCGACACCCGCACCACGAGCGAACTGCCTTCGGTGCGGCCGCTGGTGAGCGAATTCGCCCTGCGCGACGCCGAGGGCGATGCCACGGAGGAGGTGCTGACCATGCCGGGACGGGTCTATATGCTCTGCGTCACGGAGTTCGACCGTCTGTCGCGTCCCTGCGCCCGGCGTATGGCCTCTCTGGTGGAGCGTGCCCGGGAGGAGGGTGCGCATGTGGTCTGCCTGACGCCCGACCCGCTGTACGGCGTCACATGGCACGATTTCGGCTCGGGGGAGGTGCGCTGCTACAACATCGACGCCTCGACGATGAAAACCATGCTCCGGGCCTATAACGGTCTCGTGGTGCTGGACGACGGAACCATCACGGCTAAAAGGAATTGTCGCGATATTCGTCCGTAG